GCGCGGATCGCGGACCAGAGCACGATCGAGGCGCTCATTTCCGAGCTGATCTCGCGGTCGTCGCTGATCATCGCGCTCTACTGGCGGCGGCGTGCGGCGCTGTGCGAGACCCAGGCCCATCACGCGCTGCTGGACGCCTTCGCCCGCCGCGACGGCGCGCTGGCCGAACAGCTCATGAAAAGTCACCTTCTGGACCTCGTCGCCTCGCTCGACCTGCGGAACGTCAAGCAGCCGCCGACCTCCCTGCGCGAGGCGCTGAAGCGATGAGCGCCGTCCTCTGTCGCCGGGCCACCGCCGTGGAGGTGGCGCAGATGCTCGACTGGGCCGCCGAGGAGGGCTGGAATCCCGGCCTCGACGATGCCGCGGCCTTCCGCGCGTCGGATCCGGAGGGATTTTTCGTCGCGGAGCTCGACGGCCGGGCGGTCGCCGCGATTTCCGTCGTCAACCATTCCGACGATTTCGCCTTCCTCGGGCTGTACCTCTGCCGGCCGGGCTTTCGCGGCCGGGGCATCGGCTTCGCGCTCTGGACCCATGCGCTCGCCCATGCGGGGCGGCGGACCGTCGGCCTCGACGGGGTTGCGGCGCAGGAGGCGAATTACGCGACCTCCGGTTTCGTGAGGGCCGGACGCACCCGGCGCCTCTGCGGCAGGCTGCCGGCCGCCGGTCCGCATCTGCCCCGAGAGCCGGCCCATGACCCCGCGGCGATCGCGCGGCTCGACCGGGCGGCGACGGGCGTGGCGCGTCCGGCCTTCCTGCGCGAATGGACGTGGAACGGCCCGACCCGCAGGACCGTCCTGCTCCCCGGACCGGGCGGCATCGCCGGCTTCGCCACCGCCCGCCTGTGCCGGAGCGGCTGCAAGATCGGGCCCGTCGTCGCCCCCACCGCCGAAGAGGCGTTCGAACTGGCGGTCCGGGCCGCTGCCGCGCTGGACCGGAGGAAGGTCATGATCGACATTCCCGACAGCAGCGCCGGCTTCGGCCGGCTGCTGAGGGCGCGGGAGTTCACCGAGACCTTTGCGACCGCCCGCATGTATCGCGGTCCTGCGCCCGTCGTCGGCACGGGGTTGCAGGCGGTGGCGACACTGGAACTGGGGTGACCGCGGCAGGCGGGCCGCGCGGTGCGGCTCCGGGAAGACGGGAGACACCGCCAGATGGAGGAGTGCGGCAGATGACCGAGGACGAAAAGGCGATCCGGCAGGTCGTGGAGACCTGGATGGCGGCGAGCAAGGCGGGCGATATCGCAACCGTGCTGGCATTGATGACCGACGACGTGGTCTTTCTGGTGCCCGGACAGGAACCGTTCGGGAAGGAGGCTTTCGCCGCCGCCTCGGACAGGCTGGCCGAGGCGCGGATCGAGGGGACGAACGAGATCCTCGAATTGCAGGTTCTGGGGACCTGGGCGTTTCTCCGCAATCGCGTCGACATGACGGTGACCCCCTCCGGCGGCGCGCCCCTCCGTCGCACCGGCCATACGCTCTCGCTCCTGCGCAAGGAGGCCGACGGTCGCTGGCGCCTCGCGCGGGACGCCAACCTCCCGATGTGAGCGCCGCGGCGAAGGTCCGTCGCCGTCAGGAGAGCAGGGCCTTGCCCAGCGGCTTCACGGGTTCGGAGCGCAGGACGAGCGAGGTGGTGACCGCGCCGAAGCGCGCGACCGTGTCGACGAGGGTTTCAAGCTGCGCGGGGGTCGGGACCAGCACCTTGAGCAGGAAACAGTCCTCTCCCGTCAGGCGATGCACCTCGATGACATGCGGCATCCCGGCAAAGGCGCGCAGGGCCGGCCTGATGTGCTCATGCGTGGTCCTGAGCCGGATGATAGCCGTCATGCCGAGCCCCAGCGCCGCCGGGTCCACCCGCACGCCATAGCCCGTGATGATCCCGCGATCTTCCAGCCGCCTGACCCGCTCCGACGTGGCCGGCTGCGAAAGCCCGATGCGCCGCCCGACCTCTGAAAGCGGCATGCGCGCGTTCTCCTGGAGGGCCTCCAGTATCGCGATGTCCAGGCGGTCGAGCGTGCGCGTCGGCATTCGTGGCCCTCTGTTCCGTTAAATCATCGGAAGAATGTCACAGACGCCGATGATTTGCCATTCCACACCGGCGCGTCACAGGCGAAACTCACGCGGGGCGACGGTCAGGAGCGGCGCATGACTCACGGTTTCATCATGGTGCCCGGCATCGGCGGGTCCGGCCCCGAGCATTGGCAGAGCCACTGGGAGGAGCTCTGTCCGCGCGCCACGCGGATCGCGCCGGCCTCTTGGGACCGGCCGGATCTCGCGGACTGGATCGCCGCACTGGACCGGGCGGTCGCCGGTTGCTCCGGCCCGCCCGTGCTCATCTGCCATTCCCTCGGCTGCCTGCTCTTCGCCCATTGGCGCGTGGCGTCCTCCCGCGCGATCGCGGCGGCCTTTCTCGTCGCCGTGCCGGATCCCGCGGGTCCGGCCTT
The nucleotide sequence above comes from Celeribacter indicus. Encoded proteins:
- a CDS encoding Lrp/AsnC family transcriptional regulator, producing MPTRTLDRLDIAILEALQENARMPLSEVGRRIGLSQPATSERVRRLEDRGIITGYGVRVDPAALGLGMTAIIRLRTTHEHIRPALRAFAGMPHVIEVHRLTGEDCFLLKVLVPTPAQLETLVDTVARFGAVTTSLVLRSEPVKPLGKALLS
- a CDS encoding RBBP9/YdeN family alpha/beta hydrolase, with product MTHGFIMVPGIGGSGPEHWQSHWEELCPRATRIAPASWDRPDLADWIAALDRAVAGCSGPPVLICHSLGCLLFAHWRVASSRAIAAAFLVAVPDPAGPAFPPQAEAFGALPVQGFGRGPVLAVASSDDPYDPRGRGIGWAAAQGARPCHLGPRGHLNGAATLGAWPEGQALLAGFLHEIGG
- a CDS encoding GNAT family N-acetyltransferase encodes the protein MSAVLCRRATAVEVAQMLDWAAEEGWNPGLDDAAAFRASDPEGFFVAELDGRAVAAISVVNHSDDFAFLGLYLCRPGFRGRGIGFALWTHALAHAGRRTVGLDGVAAQEANYATSGFVRAGRTRRLCGRLPAAGPHLPREPAHDPAAIARLDRAATGVARPAFLREWTWNGPTRRTVLLPGPGGIAGFATARLCRSGCKIGPVVAPTAEEAFELAVRAAAALDRRKVMIDIPDSSAGFGRLLRAREFTETFATARMYRGPAPVVGTGLQAVATLELG
- a CDS encoding YybH family protein, translating into MTEDEKAIRQVVETWMAASKAGDIATVLALMTDDVVFLVPGQEPFGKEAFAAASDRLAEARIEGTNEILELQVLGTWAFLRNRVDMTVTPSGGAPLRRTGHTLSLLRKEADGRWRLARDANLPM